Proteins found in one Paenibacillus dendritiformis genomic segment:
- the aroA gene encoding 3-phosphoshikimate 1-carboxyvinyltransferase, producing the protein MDVIVKPTSRLQGEIQALSSKNYTTRYLLAAGLAEGTSTIYYPAHSEDSDAMRRCLRDLGAVLEEDDEKLVITGFGRRPQLADPAHELNVGNAGAVLRFLMAVAALLPEVNFINAYPDSLGKRPHDDLIASLTQMGVDVSHRDGKLPITIRGGEPKGGHIRVSGSVSSQFLSALLFLTPLLGEDSVIEVVDDLKSKVVVGQTLEVLAQAGIRIDAREDLMYFRVPGNQSYEAKTYVVQGDYPGSAAVLAAAAVVPSDIVVKGLTEDSKQGERAIVDVLRMMDVPLEHTDSTVRIQGGAPLKAVEFDGDAATDAVLAMVAAAVFADGTSRFYNIENLRYKECDRITDYVTELRKAGADVEERQAEIIVHGKPQGVAGGVEINAHYDHRVIMALTVVGLRAQQPIRIRDAHHVAKSYPQYFDHLQALGAQVEWVEA; encoded by the coding sequence ATGGACGTTATCGTAAAGCCGACATCCCGGCTGCAAGGTGAAATTCAGGCATTGTCATCCAAAAATTACACGACCCGGTATTTGCTTGCCGCCGGATTGGCGGAAGGGACGAGCACAATATACTATCCGGCCCACAGTGAAGATAGCGATGCCATGCGCCGCTGTCTGCGCGATCTTGGCGCAGTGCTGGAGGAGGACGACGAGAAGCTGGTCATTACGGGCTTCGGACGCCGTCCGCAACTGGCGGATCCGGCACATGAACTGAATGTGGGCAATGCCGGAGCCGTGCTGCGGTTTTTGATGGCCGTTGCTGCTTTGCTGCCGGAGGTGAATTTCATCAACGCCTATCCGGACTCGCTAGGGAAGCGTCCGCATGACGATCTGATTGCGTCGCTCACCCAAATGGGGGTGGACGTGTCGCATCGGGATGGCAAGCTGCCGATCACCATTCGCGGAGGCGAGCCGAAGGGCGGACATATCCGCGTCTCGGGAAGCGTCAGCTCCCAGTTCCTTAGCGCATTGCTCTTCCTCACTCCGCTCCTGGGCGAGGACAGTGTCATCGAGGTTGTGGACGATCTCAAGTCCAAGGTGGTCGTCGGCCAGACGCTGGAAGTGCTGGCTCAGGCCGGCATTCGTATCGATGCCCGCGAAGATCTGATGTATTTCCGGGTGCCGGGCAACCAAAGCTATGAAGCGAAGACGTATGTCGTGCAAGGGGATTATCCGGGCTCGGCCGCAGTGCTGGCGGCGGCCGCCGTCGTTCCTTCCGACATCGTCGTCAAAGGCTTGACCGAGGACAGCAAGCAGGGAGAACGCGCGATTGTCGACGTGCTGCGCATGATGGACGTGCCGCTGGAGCATACGGACTCGACGGTTCGCATCCAGGGCGGCGCTCCGCTGAAGGCAGTGGAGTTCGACGGAGACGCGGCGACCGATGCCGTGCTCGCGATGGTGGCGGCCGCCGTCTTCGCCGATGGAACCTCGCGCTTCTACAATATAGAGAACTTGCGGTACAAGGAATGCGACCGCATCACCGATTATGTGACCGAGCTTCGGAAGGCCGGCGCGGATGTGGAGGAGCGGCAGGCGGAGATTATCGTGCACGGGAAGCCGCAAGGCGTAGCCGGCGGAGTCGAGATCAATGCGCATTACGATCACCGGGTCATTATGGCGCTTACGGTGGTCGGGCTGCGTGCGCAGCAGCCGATTCGTATTCGCGATGCCCATCATGTCGCCAAATCGTACCCTCAATATTTTGACCATTTGCAAGCGTTGGGCGCGCAGGTGGAATGGGTGGAAGCATAA
- a CDS encoding CoA-binding protein — MSYEHPPQEEIRKLLNESSTIAVVGLSDDPTRVSYMVAEAMQKKGYRIIPVNPKADKILGETCYPSLKDVPVPIDIVNVFRRSEYCADVAREAAEVKAKAIWLQQGIVNEEAARIAADNGMFCVLDLCIKVLDSILLPHGKTGS; from the coding sequence ATGAGCTATGAGCACCCGCCCCAGGAAGAGATCCGCAAGCTGCTGAACGAGAGCAGCACGATAGCTGTTGTCGGTTTGTCCGATGACCCGACGCGAGTATCCTATATGGTCGCGGAAGCGATGCAGAAGAAAGGCTATCGCATCATTCCCGTTAACCCGAAGGCAGACAAGATTCTTGGCGAGACTTGCTATCCCTCGCTGAAGGACGTGCCGGTTCCGATCGATATCGTGAACGTGTTCCGCCGCAGCGAATATTGCGCGGACGTGGCCCGAGAGGCGGCGGAGGTCAAGGCGAAGGCCATATGGCTGCAGCAGGGGATTGTCAATGAAGAAGCGGCCCGTATCGCCGCGGACAACGGCATGTTCTGCGTCCTGGACTTGTGCATCAAAGTGCTGGATTCGATTCTGCTCCCGCATGGGAAGACTGGATCTTAG
- a CDS encoding glucose PTS transporter subunit IIA: MSLNQLGILQQLSRALMQPLIALPAAALALAFGHLLAGAGLEDTAALFELTGRTIFYVLPYIFAVGVALGLANNAGVAALSALLGIFIFRQLLNQWSGSAFEPTVLNGIIFGILAGLVHQRFKDVRFPEYLQFFGGQRFAVLLTTLCSIALSWVMIMLAPFMQQGIQFLGQEILAMGGFGVFLYGVLHRVLVAFGLHHLLNNLYWFQVGTFTDAEGMTYSGDLPRFFAGDPAAGVFMAGLYPIMMFALPAVALAIVHESREDLRPKVRKTYMTAALVSLLTGITEPIEFAFLFAAPYLFIVHALLSGAAMWITAEIGVRHGFSFSAGAIDYVVNFHQSKGALWIIPIGIAFALIYYVVFRFAIQKFQIPTPGRVEGSLLDDMASDLLHRVPLIMQALGGKDNIADIQACITRLRLRVNNDKLVDRHTLRKLGAAGVIRLGGGHLQVVFGTYSELIKDEMVKRLQRNSKQVWFVAPVQGKMIPIEEVPDRIFAQKLVGQGVAFLPDKGELVSPVHGRVRHVYPTMHALGIETPEGLEVLLHIGIETSSLNGAGFQAVVQEGDEVRPGQLMIKFDYNEVKKHCASLATPMVITNSDAVASWSFAPFAAVKRGQTSVMSVVLKEHANGGGRR, encoded by the coding sequence ATGTCCTTGAATCAGTTAGGGATTCTTCAGCAGTTGTCGCGGGCGCTCATGCAGCCGCTTATCGCGCTGCCGGCGGCGGCGCTGGCGCTGGCGTTCGGCCATCTTCTGGCGGGTGCGGGCTTGGAGGATACGGCCGCCCTGTTCGAGCTGACAGGCCGGACGATTTTTTATGTGCTGCCCTACATTTTTGCGGTCGGGGTTGCGCTTGGCTTGGCGAACAATGCCGGAGTCGCTGCCTTGTCGGCGCTGCTCGGCATCTTTATTTTCCGCCAGCTGCTGAATCAATGGAGCGGATCGGCCTTCGAGCCGACCGTATTGAACGGCATCATCTTCGGGATATTGGCGGGACTCGTCCATCAACGCTTCAAGGATGTGCGCTTTCCGGAATATTTGCAATTTTTCGGAGGCCAGCGATTTGCGGTGCTCCTTACGACCCTGTGCTCGATCGCCCTTTCCTGGGTGATGATTATGCTGGCTCCCTTCATGCAGCAGGGCATACAGTTTTTGGGACAGGAAATATTGGCTATGGGCGGATTCGGCGTCTTTTTGTACGGCGTTCTGCATCGGGTGCTGGTCGCTTTCGGGCTTCATCATCTCCTGAATAACCTCTATTGGTTCCAGGTAGGTACATTTACCGATGCCGAAGGAATGACGTACAGCGGCGATTTGCCTCGCTTTTTTGCGGGAGATCCGGCGGCGGGCGTCTTCATGGCCGGTCTGTATCCGATTATGATGTTCGCGCTGCCGGCCGTGGCGCTGGCCATCGTGCACGAATCGCGGGAGGACCTTCGTCCCAAAGTGCGCAAGACGTACATGACGGCGGCCTTGGTCTCGCTGCTGACGGGAATTACCGAGCCGATTGAGTTCGCGTTCCTGTTCGCGGCGCCGTACCTGTTCATCGTCCATGCGCTGTTGAGCGGGGCCGCGATGTGGATTACGGCCGAGATTGGCGTGCGGCACGGCTTCTCGTTCTCGGCTGGAGCGATCGATTATGTCGTCAATTTCCACCAGTCGAAGGGAGCGCTGTGGATTATCCCGATCGGCATCGCGTTCGCGCTCATCTATTATGTCGTCTTCCGCTTCGCCATCCAGAAGTTCCAGATTCCGACCCCCGGCCGGGTGGAAGGCTCCTTGCTCGACGATATGGCGAGCGATCTGCTCCACCGGGTTCCGCTCATTATGCAGGCGCTTGGGGGCAAGGATAATATTGCCGACATTCAGGCCTGCATTACCCGGCTGAGGCTTCGCGTCAACAATGACAAGCTGGTCGATCGCCATACGCTCCGCAAGCTTGGAGCGGCGGGCGTCATTCGTCTGGGCGGGGGGCATTTGCAGGTCGTCTTCGGCACCTATTCGGAGCTGATCAAGGATGAGATGGTGAAGCGGCTGCAGCGCAACTCGAAGCAAGTCTGGTTTGTCGCTCCGGTGCAAGGGAAGATGATCCCGATTGAAGAGGTGCCGGACCGCATTTTCGCGCAAAAGCTTGTCGGACAAGGAGTCGCCTTCTTGCCTGACAAAGGCGAGCTCGTCTCGCCCGTACATGGCCGAGTGCGCCATGTCTATCCTACTATGCACGCGCTAGGCATCGAGACGCCGGAAGGGTTGGAAGTCCTCCTTCACATCGGAATCGAGACGTCATCGTTGAATGGCGCCGGTTTTCAGGCAGTTGTACAGGAAGGTGATGAAGTGAGACCGGGACAGCTTATGATAAAATTCGACTACAACGAAGTGAAGAAACACTGCGCATCGCTCGCGACCCCGATGGTCATTACGAATTCGGATGCGGTCGCTTCCTGGAGCTTCGCGCCGTTCGCGGCGGTTAAGCGGGGACAGACTTCCGTCATGTCGGTCGTGCTGAAGGAGCATGCTAACGGAGGTGGTAGACGATGA
- the ptsP gene encoding phosphoenolpyruvate--protein phosphotransferase, which translates to MTQKVEGIGASSGIAIGKAFVLPTWEWDVPEEKMDPSDLAREFERLYEGIRSSKDEIEFIKSEIREMVGNEESSIFDAHLAILDDPIFMNEIQGIIQRQYKAAEVAVKEAIDHFVTMFDLLDDEYMKERALDIKDVGNRLLKHLLGAPEITLPTDTQPYILVAKELSPSQLVHLNPKNVLGIVMLMGGKTSHSAIMARALGIPLVLGLEGKITRPVQTGDLVIVDGEHGIVYIEPPEQVVKQYEVRHEAYAREMDELKKLVKLPAVTQDGLTINLSANISSTRELEIADQNGAEGVGLFRTEFMYMDRSYPPSEAEQLAVYRDAAEHYKDSQVIIRTLDIGGDKPMEYLNLPEEDNPFLGYRAIRICLDQQELFKSQLRAILRASAHGPVAIMIPMISSVEEIIAAKAVLEQAKAELRDEGLPFDEKLPVGIMVEVPAAALIADRLAEEVDFFSIGTNDLVQYTLAVDRMNEQIAHMYDPFHPAVLRLIRHTIEAAQARGIGISVCGEMAGDTRAVPLWIALGVTKLSMSSRFIPRVKAAIHRATRTGSEQLAERIFAARSKAEIDELVERHLTS; encoded by the coding sequence ATGACGCAGAAGGTGGAGGGAATCGGGGCTTCCAGCGGGATCGCCATCGGCAAGGCGTTCGTGCTTCCAACGTGGGAATGGGACGTGCCGGAGGAGAAGATGGATCCGTCCGATCTGGCCCGCGAATTCGAGCGGCTGTACGAAGGCATCCGTTCGTCGAAGGATGAGATCGAGTTCATTAAGAGCGAGATTCGCGAGATGGTCGGGAATGAAGAGTCCTCGATATTTGACGCGCATCTGGCCATATTGGACGATCCGATATTTATGAATGAGATTCAAGGCATTATCCAGCGGCAGTACAAGGCGGCGGAAGTGGCGGTGAAGGAGGCTATCGATCACTTCGTCACGATGTTCGACTTGCTGGACGATGAGTATATGAAGGAGCGGGCGCTCGACATCAAGGATGTCGGCAACCGTCTGCTCAAGCATTTGCTGGGCGCGCCGGAGATTACGCTGCCGACCGATACGCAGCCATATATTCTGGTCGCGAAGGAGCTATCGCCGTCGCAGCTTGTCCATCTGAATCCGAAGAATGTGCTCGGCATCGTCATGCTGATGGGGGGGAAGACGTCCCATTCGGCGATTATGGCCCGGGCGCTCGGCATTCCGCTCGTTCTCGGACTGGAGGGGAAAATTACAAGGCCTGTCCAGACCGGCGATCTGGTCATCGTGGACGGGGAGCACGGCATCGTCTATATCGAGCCGCCGGAGCAGGTCGTGAAGCAGTACGAGGTCCGGCACGAAGCGTATGCGCGGGAGATGGACGAGCTGAAGAAGCTGGTCAAGCTCCCTGCTGTCACTCAGGATGGCCTGACGATCAACTTGTCGGCCAACATCAGCTCCACGCGCGAGCTGGAGATCGCCGATCAGAACGGGGCGGAGGGGGTCGGGCTGTTCCGGACCGAATTCATGTATATGGATCGTTCGTACCCGCCTTCCGAAGCGGAGCAATTGGCGGTCTACCGGGATGCAGCCGAGCATTACAAAGATTCGCAGGTCATTATCCGCACGCTCGATATCGGCGGCGACAAGCCGATGGAATATTTGAATCTTCCGGAAGAGGACAATCCGTTCCTCGGCTACCGGGCGATTCGCATTTGCCTTGACCAGCAGGAGTTGTTCAAGTCTCAGCTCCGCGCCATTCTCCGGGCGAGCGCGCATGGGCCGGTCGCGATTATGATCCCGATGATCTCGTCCGTGGAGGAGATCATCGCGGCCAAGGCGGTTCTGGAACAGGCGAAGGCGGAGCTGCGGGATGAAGGGCTGCCATTTGACGAGAAGCTGCCCGTAGGCATTATGGTGGAGGTTCCGGCTGCGGCCCTGATCGCCGATCGCCTCGCGGAAGAGGTTGACTTCTTCAGCATCGGCACGAACGATCTGGTGCAGTATACCCTTGCCGTTGACCGGATGAACGAGCAGATTGCGCATATGTATGATCCGTTCCATCCCGCCGTGCTGCGGCTTATCCGCCATACGATCGAGGCGGCCCAGGCCCGCGGCATCGGCATCAGCGTCTGCGGCGAGATGGCGGGAGACACGCGGGCCGTGCCGCTCTGGATCGCTCTCGGCGTCACGAAGCTGAGCATGTCCTCGCGCTTCATTCCGCGGGTGAAGGCGGCTATCCACCGCGCTACCCGAACCGGGAGCGAGCAACTGGCGGAACGCATTTTCGCGGCCCGTTCCAAGGCCGAGATCGATGAGCTGGTCGAACGGCATTTAACGTCGTGA
- a CDS encoding type 1 glutamine amidotransferase domain-containing protein → MRLSGKRVIALVDEEFEDLELWYPVHRVREEGAEVHLVGDKAGKTYIGKYGVPATSDYAFEDIDAGTYDGVLVPGGWAPDKLRRYEGVLSIIRGMDKAGKPIGQICHAGWVLISAKILQGRTVTSTPGIRDDMENAGATWLDQEVVVDGHLVSARRPPDLPAYGKAFCDKLAEG, encoded by the coding sequence ATGCGTTTAAGCGGCAAGCGCGTCATCGCGCTCGTTGATGAGGAATTCGAGGATTTGGAATTATGGTATCCGGTTCACCGCGTCCGCGAAGAAGGGGCGGAGGTGCATCTGGTTGGCGATAAGGCCGGCAAGACGTATATCGGGAAGTACGGCGTTCCCGCCACATCCGACTATGCTTTCGAGGATATCGATGCCGGGACATACGACGGCGTGCTCGTGCCGGGAGGCTGGGCTCCCGACAAGCTCCGCCGCTATGAAGGCGTGCTCTCCATTATCCGCGGTATGGACAAGGCGGGCAAGCCGATAGGCCAGATCTGCCACGCAGGCTGGGTGCTCATCTCCGCCAAGATTCTTCAAGGCCGGACCGTGACATCGACGCCGGGCATCCGGGATGACATGGAGAACGCGGGCGCGACGTGGCTCGATCAGGAGGTCGTCGTGGACGGCCATCTCGTATCGGCCCGCAGACCGCCCGATCTTCCCGCTTACGGGAAGGCATTTTGCGACAAGCTGGCGGAAGGCTGA
- the ytxJ gene encoding bacillithiol system redox-active protein YtxJ, with the protein MRSIDTEQALQEWIDSTKEQTAVLFKHSTRCPISARANEEMGKVAEEFEPRGIAMGRILVVEHRDAALACADKLGIQHESPQVIVMKEGQVVWHDSHHAINFDNVSSELTSSSR; encoded by the coding sequence TTGAGATCGATAGATACGGAACAAGCGCTGCAGGAATGGATAGATTCAACCAAAGAGCAGACCGCCGTCTTGTTCAAGCACAGCACCCGCTGTCCGATTAGCGCCCGGGCGAACGAAGAGATGGGCAAGGTGGCGGAGGAATTCGAGCCCCGGGGGATTGCCATGGGGCGAATTCTTGTCGTCGAGCACCGCGATGCGGCGCTCGCCTGCGCGGACAAGCTGGGCATCCAGCACGAATCGCCACAAGTCATCGTGATGAAAGAAGGTCAGGTCGTCTGGCATGACTCCCATCATGCGATAAATTTTGACAATGTAAGTTCGGAGTTGACGTCCTCCTCCCGCTAA
- the ccpA gene encoding catabolite control protein A, with product MTVTIYDVAREAGVSMATVSRVVNNNPNVKPQTRKKVYEAIERLGYRPNAVARGLASKKTTTVGVVIPDISNSIFAEVARGIEDIANMYHYNIILCNADKKKEKEIRVINTLLEKQVDGLVFMGGVVTEDHIQAFRTASVPIVLCATTDENGSIPSVDIDHEGAAFDAVNTLIRHGHRDIAMISGTLQDPANGFARFQGYKKALEGAGIEYKEDLVRIGNYRYESGVEAMKYFLGLKKRPTAIFAATDEMAIGAIHCIQDAGLKVPDDFSVISVDNIRMASMVRPQLTTVAQPMYDIGAVAMRLLTKLMKKENVENSQVVLPHETILRLSVSQVNE from the coding sequence GTGACGGTAACTATTTATGATGTAGCGAGAGAAGCGGGCGTCTCGATGGCCACCGTTTCCCGGGTTGTGAACAACAATCCGAACGTGAAGCCGCAAACGCGAAAAAAGGTGTATGAAGCGATTGAGCGTTTAGGTTATCGCCCGAATGCAGTCGCACGCGGACTTGCGAGCAAAAAGACGACGACCGTTGGGGTCGTCATTCCCGATATTTCCAATTCTATTTTTGCTGAGGTCGCACGAGGGATTGAAGATATTGCGAACATGTACCACTACAATATCATTTTGTGCAACGCAGACAAGAAGAAAGAGAAGGAAATTCGCGTCATCAATACGCTGCTGGAGAAGCAAGTGGACGGGCTCGTGTTCATGGGCGGTGTCGTAACGGAGGATCATATCCAGGCGTTCCGTACCGCATCCGTTCCGATCGTGCTGTGCGCGACGACGGACGAGAACGGCTCCATTCCTTCGGTAGACATTGATCATGAAGGGGCCGCATTCGATGCGGTTAACACCCTTATTCGCCACGGTCACCGCGATATTGCGATGATTAGCGGCACGCTTCAGGATCCGGCGAACGGATTCGCGCGCTTCCAGGGCTATAAGAAGGCTTTGGAGGGCGCAGGCATCGAATACAAGGAAGACCTGGTCCGTATCGGGAACTACCGGTATGAATCCGGCGTGGAAGCCATGAAGTATTTCCTCGGTCTGAAGAAGCGCCCGACGGCGATTTTTGCGGCAACCGACGAAATGGCGATTGGAGCGATTCATTGCATTCAGGACGCCGGGTTGAAGGTGCCTGACGACTTCTCGGTCATCAGCGTTGACAATATCCGCATGGCTTCGATGGTTCGTCCTCAGCTGACGACGGTAGCCCAGCCGATGTATGATATCGGCGCGGTGGCGATGCGCTTGTTGACCAAGCTGATGAAGAAGGAGAATGTGGAGAATTCACAGGTCGTTCTGCCGCACGAGACGATTCTTCGCTTGTCGGTCAGCCAGGTGAATGAGTAA
- a CDS encoding 5'-methylthioadenosine/adenosylhomocysteine nucleosidase: MASEAVIGIIGAMDEEIERLLQAAQEVEEVKVTGMTFYRGNLAGQPVVICKSGVGKVNAAVTTQVLIDRFGAKQVLFTGVAGAIHPELNIGDIVISTYCMHHDMDVTALGFEPGVIPFQETSRFEADGALIQLAEQVCAELFPGRYLKGGVLSGDQFIASRDKVKALFETFPGSACTEMEGAAVAQVCHIHAIPFVIIRSMSDKADGSAHVNFAEFTVEAALHSYQIIERMVSQSA, encoded by the coding sequence ATGGCAAGCGAAGCCGTAATCGGAATTATTGGCGCGATGGACGAAGAGATTGAGCGCCTGCTGCAGGCTGCGCAGGAAGTTGAGGAAGTGAAGGTAACGGGCATGACCTTTTACAGGGGGAACCTGGCGGGGCAGCCGGTCGTCATATGCAAATCGGGCGTCGGCAAAGTCAATGCCGCCGTCACGACGCAAGTGCTGATTGACCGCTTCGGGGCCAAGCAGGTGCTCTTTACCGGAGTAGCCGGCGCTATTCACCCGGAGCTGAACATCGGCGATATCGTCATCTCGACGTACTGCATGCATCATGATATGGATGTGACCGCGCTTGGCTTCGAGCCCGGGGTCATTCCCTTCCAGGAGACCTCCCGGTTCGAGGCGGATGGCGCCCTGATTCAGCTGGCCGAGCAGGTATGCGCGGAGCTGTTCCCGGGACGCTATCTGAAGGGCGGGGTACTGTCCGGCGATCAATTCATCGCCAGCCGCGACAAGGTCAAGGCGCTCTTCGAGACGTTCCCGGGCTCGGCATGCACGGAAATGGAAGGCGCGGCCGTAGCGCAAGTATGCCATATCCATGCGATCCCGTTCGTCATCATCCGGTCGATGTCGGATAAAGCGGACGGATCGGCCCATGTCAATTTCGCGGAATTCACGGTCGAAGCCGCGCTCCACTCGTACCAAATCATCGAGCGGATGGTCAGTCAATCCGCCTGA
- a CDS encoding acetoin utilization protein AcuC yields the protein MADTALYFMHDDALRYRFNADHPFDQRRLVMTNDLLTRIGALSDDIIVRPATGMADWEAWIRYIHREDYIEAVKRLSEAAPAEEWVARSDQYGLHTEDTPYFTGMHQAASAIVGGSVAACEAVMNGRSVHALHLGGGLHHAFSEKGAGFCVYNDASVAISWLRRHYNARILYIDTDVHHGDGVQWSFYTDPNVFTYSIHETGKFLFPGTGFVNERGAGEGFGACVNVPLEPYTEDESWLHCFEETIGQVARSFRPDIIISQHGCDAHAFDPLSHMHCSMRIYAEMPKMIHRLAHASCEGRWVALGGGGYDIWRVVPRAWSMLWLEMSEHPLKDELVRQPLTPLPEAWIARWSGEAPVPLPSTWLDDVARWAPMPRRSIIEAKNEQVKELALEYVR from the coding sequence ATGGCCGACACAGCCCTATATTTCATGCATGACGATGCGCTGCGGTACCGGTTCAACGCCGATCACCCGTTCGATCAGCGCCGCCTCGTCATGACCAACGATTTATTGACGCGCATCGGCGCCCTCTCCGACGATATCATCGTTCGGCCTGCCACGGGGATGGCAGATTGGGAGGCGTGGATCCGGTACATACACAGGGAGGATTACATCGAGGCCGTGAAGCGGTTAAGCGAAGCCGCTCCTGCGGAGGAATGGGTCGCCCGCTCCGATCAGTACGGCCTCCATACGGAAGACACCCCTTACTTCACGGGCATGCACCAGGCGGCCAGCGCGATCGTGGGGGGCTCCGTCGCTGCCTGCGAGGCCGTCATGAACGGCCGCTCCGTCCACGCTCTGCATCTGGGAGGCGGGCTGCATCACGCCTTCAGCGAGAAAGGAGCTGGCTTCTGCGTATATAACGACGCCTCTGTGGCCATCTCCTGGCTGCGGAGGCACTATAATGCCCGCATTCTCTATATCGATACCGACGTCCATCACGGCGATGGCGTCCAATGGAGCTTCTATACCGACCCGAATGTGTTCACCTATTCCATTCACGAGACGGGCAAATTCCTGTTCCCGGGAACCGGCTTCGTGAACGAGCGCGGCGCCGGGGAAGGATTCGGCGCTTGCGTGAACGTGCCTTTGGAACCGTATACAGAGGACGAATCGTGGCTGCACTGCTTCGAGGAGACGATCGGCCAGGTCGCGCGAAGCTTCCGCCCGGACATCATCATCAGCCAGCACGGCTGCGACGCGCATGCGTTCGATCCGCTGTCTCACATGCATTGCAGCATGCGTATTTATGCGGAGATGCCGAAGATGATCCACCGGCTCGCACATGCGAGCTGCGAAGGAAGATGGGTGGCTCTCGGCGGTGGCGGCTATGACATCTGGAGAGTCGTGCCGCGCGCCTGGAGCATGCTGTGGCTGGAGATGAGCGAGCATCCGCTGAAGGACGAGCTGGTGCGGCAGCCGCTGACACCACTGCCAGAGGCCTGGATTGCTCGGTGGTCTGGCGAGGCTCCGGTGCCGCTGCCGTCCACCTGGCTCGATGACGTGGCGCGATGGGCTCCGATGCCACGGCGATCCATTATCGAAGCGAAGAACGAGCAAGTGAAGGAGCTGGCGCTGGAGTATGTAAGATGA
- a CDS encoding GNAT family N-acetyltransferase yields the protein MEHRKCYHAQIIPYEDRVIIVEGPVKPELLSTWDMHPDLNAFRRPKEQQEALIEIAGLPEGRIIAARDGQTIVGYVTFHYPDELERWSEGGMEDLIELGAIEVANEYRSLGLGKKMIITAFEDDQMESYIVFTTEYYWHWDLEGTRLNVWDYRKMMERLMESVGMVWYATDDPEICSHPANCLMVRIGKDVPLSSREQFDRVRFRQRFMY from the coding sequence GTGGAGCATCGAAAATGTTATCACGCGCAAATCATCCCTTACGAAGATCGCGTCATCATCGTGGAAGGTCCCGTCAAGCCGGAGCTGCTGAGCACATGGGACATGCACCCGGACCTGAACGCGTTCCGAAGGCCGAAGGAACAGCAGGAGGCGCTAATCGAGATCGCCGGGCTGCCGGAAGGACGAATTATTGCGGCCCGGGACGGCCAGACCATCGTCGGATACGTCACCTTTCACTATCCGGACGAACTGGAGCGCTGGTCGGAGGGCGGCATGGAGGATCTCATCGAGCTGGGCGCCATCGAGGTCGCCAACGAGTATCGTTCGCTGGGGCTCGGCAAAAAAATGATTATTACCGCGTTTGAAGACGATCAGATGGAGAGCTATATCGTGTTTACGACCGAGTACTACTGGCATTGGGATTTGGAAGGCACCCGGCTCAATGTGTGGGATTACCGGAAAATGATGGAGCGGCTGATGGAATCGGTCGGGATGGTATGGTATGCGACGGACGATCCGGAGATCTGCTCGCACCCTGCCAACTGCTTGATGGTCCGCATCGGCAAGGACGTTCCGCTCTCCTCGCGGGAGCAATTCGACCGCGTGCGCTTCCGCCAGCGGTTCATGTACTGA